From a region of the Daphnia pulicaria isolate SC F1-1A chromosome 1, SC_F0-13Bv2, whole genome shotgun sequence genome:
- the LOC124312449 gene encoding nuclear factor NF-kappa-B p100 subunit-like isoform X3, which translates to MMCTSSNSTYVEYSLSSTVIRPGRPSPCLFILNQPQGKFCFRYASEMTGTHGCLMAESKEWNKKQNIRVQLEGCPDREAIIRCTFVTNTSIPVPHAHRLGGKENSNKDNGNEGEYQEIVVSAKNEWTATFSGLMIIHTLKKQVPEVILRRLINEMGNAPINRNQRQQLKDEADKIANTMDLHSVKLKFEAFVEQNGFREQICPPQYSQAIHNLKSTHAGDLRIVRIDKVCGCCTGQEEIFIFVEKVNKKDIKIRFFETDENEQEIWHAFADFSELDVHYQFAIAFKTPAYQDPNIQSDVTVQFQLYRPSNQSTSEAKSFTYTPRERVGAKRPYPDRPSTSPNIVKDIGQADWNIFEEFFNFDTYGSDASGSTIDALTPQLKHMKISPKKSPFSDLKPHKINQLVSSPVTTSKLMSAYSMNMARAIRWYATTGDLGHILTRMRHLMAMQSEDGDNALHDALIHNQTDVVRAILHAASFHNTELNFINAQNNANLTPLHISVLKNQTEATALLLQSGANPGLVDANGNTPIHLAAMDKHLIDCLQLLLNTSNWKPAHALKLNTINYAGLTPLHIAVNAMNVKSVELLLAKGADVNCHETKRGRSALHIAVKKQSEEMVALLLSCTSLNVNMQSYDGMTALHLAVLDELDQICSLLIKSGADPSILNYVNSSASSENEECDESDPEHLLGDGSVEKGQSSLDLAQCNLTIAKVLRDGTHSSTSLAPCETNFLVMDEDERKSTASDATSNSRVLDSGIDLMTSKELPKELDKRIISDLANILDSPNKEWEQLADSLDLLLSMRTVLDKQQSPTTYLLSNMDLWEVSTQVVLEKLHFLKFTDAATLLENYLAT; encoded by the exons ATGATGTGTACCTCATCGAACAGTACCTACGTGG aATATTCTCTCAGTTCAACTGTTATCAGACCAGGCAGACCATCTCCATGTTTATTTATACTTAATCAACCACAGggaaagttttgttttcgttaTGCCTCTGAAATGACTGGAACACATGGATGTCTTATGGCTGAAAGCAAGGaatggaacaaaaaacaaaatattcgcgTTCAA TTGGAAGGCTGTCCAGATCGAGAAGCTATTATTCGTTGTACATTTGTTACAAACACTTCAATACCTGTTCCACATGCTCATCGTCTTGGAGGGAAAGAAAACTCCAATAAGGATAATGGTAACGAAGGAGAATACCAAGAAATCGTAGTCTCTGCTAAAAACGAATGGACTGCAAC TTTCTCCGGTTTAATGATCATCCACAcattgaaaaaacaagtccctgAGGTAATTTTAAGGCGTTTGATAAATGAAATGGGGAATGCACCCATAAATCGTAACCAACGGCAACAG TTGAAGGATGAAGCAGATAAGATAGCCAATACAATGGATCTTCACTCAGTTAAACTAAAGTTTGAAGCCTTTGTGGAACAAAACGGTTTTCGTGAACAGATCTGCCCACCTCAATATTCCCAAGCTATCCACAATTTAA AAAGCACTCATGCTGGAGACTTACGCATTGTTCGAATAGATAAGGTCTGTGGTTGCTGTACGGGACAGGAAGAGATTTTCATCTTCGTCGAGAAagtcaataaaa aGGACATCAAAATTCGTTTCTTCGAGACAGATGAAAACGAGCAAGAAATCTGGCATGCATTTGCCGACTTTTCTGAATTGGATGTGCATTATCAATTTGCTATCGCATTCAA GACTCCCGCTTATCAAGATCCGAATATTCAATCAGATGTGACTGTTCAGTTCCAGTTATATCGGCCCAGCAATCAATCTACCAGTGAAGCCAAATCTTTCACCTATACtccaagagagagagttg GTGCAAAGCGACCATACCCAGATAGGCCGTCGACATCACCTAATATAGTCAAAGATATTGGACAGGCTGATTGGAacatttttgaagaattttttaattttgacactTATGGCTCAGATGCTTCTGGATCAACTATCGATGCACTTACTCCACAACTAAAACATATGAAGATATCACCAAAGAAGTCTCCTTTCAGTGATTTGAAGCCCCATAAGATTAACCAATTA GTTTCATCACCAGTTACAACATCCAAATTAATGTCTGCTTATTCAATGAACATGGCCCGGGCGATTCGCTGGTACGCCACGACGGGTGATTTGGGTCATATTTTGACTCGTATGCGACATCTTATG gcaATGCAAAGTGAAGATGGAGACAA TGCACTCCACGACGCTCTTATTCACAATCAAACCGATGTTGTGCGCGCTATACTGCATGCGGCTTCCTTTCATAACACAGAACTGAATTTCATCAACGCTCAAAATAATGCAAATCTGACACCATTACACATTTCTGTTCTTAAAAACCAAACCGAGGCTACAGCTTTGCTTTTGCAAAGCGGAGCAAACCCTGGATTGGTGGATGCTAACGGAAATACCCCAATTCATCTTGCTGCAATGGACAAACATCTCATTGACTGTCTTCAACTACTTTTAAATACTTCCAATTGGAAGCCAGCCCATGCTCTGAAGTTGAATACGATAAATTACGCTG GTCTTACTCCTTTACACATTGCGGTTAACGCAATGAACGTGAAAAGCGTAGAATTGCTACTTGCCAAAGGAGCTGATGTCAACTGTCATGAAACAAAGCGCGGGAGATCAGCTTTACACATTGCCGTTAAAAAGCAATCGGAAGAGATGGTGGCGTTATTGCTGAGCTGT acaTCTTTGAATGTGAATATGCAAAGCTATGATGGAATGACTGCTTTACATCTGGCTGTGTTGGACGAACTTGATCAAATCTGTAGTTTATTAATAAAGAGCGGGGCGGATCCCTCAATTCTTAACTACGTGAATTCTTCCGCATCGTCGGAAAATGAAGAATGTGACGAAAGTGACCCCGAACACTTGTTGGGAGATGGTAGTGTTGAAAAAGGACAAAGTTCCTTAGATTTGGCACAgtgcaatttaacg ATAGCTAAAGTGTTACGTGATGGTACGCACTCGTCAACGAGCTTGGCTCCCTGCGAAACTAATTTTTTGGTGATGGATGAAGATGAGCGGAAAAGTACCGCATCAGACGCTACTTCAAATAGTAGAGTTTTGGACTCGGGCATCGATTTGATGACTAGCAAAGAGTTGCCGAAAG AGCTGGACAAACGTATCATCAGTGACTTGGCTAACATATTAGATTCTCCCAACAAAGAATGGGAACAGTTGGCCGATAGTCTGGATCTCTTATTGAGCATGCGAACCGTTTTGGACAAGCAGCAAAGTCCAACCACGTATTTGCTATCAAATATGGAT CTTTGGGAAGTGTCGACTCAGGTCGTATTGGAAAAACTACATTTCCTCAAATTCACAGATGCTGCGACGCTGCTTGAAAATTATTTGGCAACTTAA
- the LOC124312449 gene encoding nuclear factor NF-kappa-B p105 subunit-like isoform X2, producing the protein MPKLLQRKLSYDVYLIEQYLQYSLSSTVIRPGRPSPCLFILNQPQGKFCFRYASEMTGTHGCLMAESKEWNKKQNIRVQLEGCPDREAIIRCTFVTNTSIPVPHAHRLGGKENSNKDNGNEGEYQEIVVSAKNEWTATFSGLMIIHTLKKQVPEVILRRLINEMGNAPINRNQRQQLKDEADKIANTMDLHSVKLKFEAFVEQNGFREQICPPQYSQAIHNLKSTHAGDLRIVRIDKVCGCCTGQEEIFIFVEKVNKKDIKIRFFETDENEQEIWHAFADFSELDVHYQFAIAFKTPAYQDPNIQSDVTVQFQLYRPSNQSTSEAKSFTYTPRERVGAKRPYPDRPSTSPNIVKDIGQADWNIFEEFFNFDTYGSDASGSTIDALTPQLKHMKISPKKSPFSDLKPHKINQLVSSPVTTSKLMSAYSMNMARAIRWYATTGDLGHILTRMRHLMAMQSEDGDNALHDALIHNQTDVVRAILHAASFHNTELNFINAQNNANLTPLHISVLKNQTEATALLLQSGANPGLVDANGNTPIHLAAMDKHLIDCLQLLLNTSNWKPAHALKLNTINYAGLTPLHIAVNAMNVKSVELLLAKGADVNCHETKRGRSALHIAVKKQSEEMVALLLSCTSLNVNMQSYDGMTALHLAVLDELDQICSLLIKSGADPSILNYVNSSASSENEECDESDPEHLLGDGSVEKGQSSLDLAQCNLTIAKVLRDGTHSSTSLAPCETNFLVMDEDERKSTASDATSNSRVLDSGIDLMTSKELPKELDKRIISDLANILDSPNKEWEQLADSLDLLLSMRTVLDKQQSPTTYLLSNMDLWEVSTQVVLEKLHFLKFTDAATLLENYLAT; encoded by the exons ATGCCAAAGCTTCTTCAGAGGAAACTTTCCTATGATGTGTACCTCATCGAACAGTACCTAC aATATTCTCTCAGTTCAACTGTTATCAGACCAGGCAGACCATCTCCATGTTTATTTATACTTAATCAACCACAGggaaagttttgttttcgttaTGCCTCTGAAATGACTGGAACACATGGATGTCTTATGGCTGAAAGCAAGGaatggaacaaaaaacaaaatattcgcgTTCAA TTGGAAGGCTGTCCAGATCGAGAAGCTATTATTCGTTGTACATTTGTTACAAACACTTCAATACCTGTTCCACATGCTCATCGTCTTGGAGGGAAAGAAAACTCCAATAAGGATAATGGTAACGAAGGAGAATACCAAGAAATCGTAGTCTCTGCTAAAAACGAATGGACTGCAAC TTTCTCCGGTTTAATGATCATCCACAcattgaaaaaacaagtccctgAGGTAATTTTAAGGCGTTTGATAAATGAAATGGGGAATGCACCCATAAATCGTAACCAACGGCAACAG TTGAAGGATGAAGCAGATAAGATAGCCAATACAATGGATCTTCACTCAGTTAAACTAAAGTTTGAAGCCTTTGTGGAACAAAACGGTTTTCGTGAACAGATCTGCCCACCTCAATATTCCCAAGCTATCCACAATTTAA AAAGCACTCATGCTGGAGACTTACGCATTGTTCGAATAGATAAGGTCTGTGGTTGCTGTACGGGACAGGAAGAGATTTTCATCTTCGTCGAGAAagtcaataaaa aGGACATCAAAATTCGTTTCTTCGAGACAGATGAAAACGAGCAAGAAATCTGGCATGCATTTGCCGACTTTTCTGAATTGGATGTGCATTATCAATTTGCTATCGCATTCAA GACTCCCGCTTATCAAGATCCGAATATTCAATCAGATGTGACTGTTCAGTTCCAGTTATATCGGCCCAGCAATCAATCTACCAGTGAAGCCAAATCTTTCACCTATACtccaagagagagagttg GTGCAAAGCGACCATACCCAGATAGGCCGTCGACATCACCTAATATAGTCAAAGATATTGGACAGGCTGATTGGAacatttttgaagaattttttaattttgacactTATGGCTCAGATGCTTCTGGATCAACTATCGATGCACTTACTCCACAACTAAAACATATGAAGATATCACCAAAGAAGTCTCCTTTCAGTGATTTGAAGCCCCATAAGATTAACCAATTA GTTTCATCACCAGTTACAACATCCAAATTAATGTCTGCTTATTCAATGAACATGGCCCGGGCGATTCGCTGGTACGCCACGACGGGTGATTTGGGTCATATTTTGACTCGTATGCGACATCTTATG gcaATGCAAAGTGAAGATGGAGACAA TGCACTCCACGACGCTCTTATTCACAATCAAACCGATGTTGTGCGCGCTATACTGCATGCGGCTTCCTTTCATAACACAGAACTGAATTTCATCAACGCTCAAAATAATGCAAATCTGACACCATTACACATTTCTGTTCTTAAAAACCAAACCGAGGCTACAGCTTTGCTTTTGCAAAGCGGAGCAAACCCTGGATTGGTGGATGCTAACGGAAATACCCCAATTCATCTTGCTGCAATGGACAAACATCTCATTGACTGTCTTCAACTACTTTTAAATACTTCCAATTGGAAGCCAGCCCATGCTCTGAAGTTGAATACGATAAATTACGCTG GTCTTACTCCTTTACACATTGCGGTTAACGCAATGAACGTGAAAAGCGTAGAATTGCTACTTGCCAAAGGAGCTGATGTCAACTGTCATGAAACAAAGCGCGGGAGATCAGCTTTACACATTGCCGTTAAAAAGCAATCGGAAGAGATGGTGGCGTTATTGCTGAGCTGT acaTCTTTGAATGTGAATATGCAAAGCTATGATGGAATGACTGCTTTACATCTGGCTGTGTTGGACGAACTTGATCAAATCTGTAGTTTATTAATAAAGAGCGGGGCGGATCCCTCAATTCTTAACTACGTGAATTCTTCCGCATCGTCGGAAAATGAAGAATGTGACGAAAGTGACCCCGAACACTTGTTGGGAGATGGTAGTGTTGAAAAAGGACAAAGTTCCTTAGATTTGGCACAgtgcaatttaacg ATAGCTAAAGTGTTACGTGATGGTACGCACTCGTCAACGAGCTTGGCTCCCTGCGAAACTAATTTTTTGGTGATGGATGAAGATGAGCGGAAAAGTACCGCATCAGACGCTACTTCAAATAGTAGAGTTTTGGACTCGGGCATCGATTTGATGACTAGCAAAGAGTTGCCGAAAG AGCTGGACAAACGTATCATCAGTGACTTGGCTAACATATTAGATTCTCCCAACAAAGAATGGGAACAGTTGGCCGATAGTCTGGATCTCTTATTGAGCATGCGAACCGTTTTGGACAAGCAGCAAAGTCCAACCACGTATTTGCTATCAAATATGGAT CTTTGGGAAGTGTCGACTCAGGTCGTATTGGAAAAACTACATTTCCTCAAATTCACAGATGCTGCGACGCTGCTTGAAAATTATTTGGCAACTTAA
- the LOC124312449 gene encoding nuclear factor NF-kappa-B p105 subunit-like isoform X1 codes for MHHPIGSSPYSPELTHSSSPQICQSFFRGNFPMMCTSSNSTYVEYSLSSTVIRPGRPSPCLFILNQPQGKFCFRYASEMTGTHGCLMAESKEWNKKQNIRVQLEGCPDREAIIRCTFVTNTSIPVPHAHRLGGKENSNKDNGNEGEYQEIVVSAKNEWTATFSGLMIIHTLKKQVPEVILRRLINEMGNAPINRNQRQQLKDEADKIANTMDLHSVKLKFEAFVEQNGFREQICPPQYSQAIHNLKSTHAGDLRIVRIDKVCGCCTGQEEIFIFVEKVNKKDIKIRFFETDENEQEIWHAFADFSELDVHYQFAIAFKTPAYQDPNIQSDVTVQFQLYRPSNQSTSEAKSFTYTPRERVGAKRPYPDRPSTSPNIVKDIGQADWNIFEEFFNFDTYGSDASGSTIDALTPQLKHMKISPKKSPFSDLKPHKINQLVSSPVTTSKLMSAYSMNMARAIRWYATTGDLGHILTRMRHLMAMQSEDGDNALHDALIHNQTDVVRAILHAASFHNTELNFINAQNNANLTPLHISVLKNQTEATALLLQSGANPGLVDANGNTPIHLAAMDKHLIDCLQLLLNTSNWKPAHALKLNTINYAGLTPLHIAVNAMNVKSVELLLAKGADVNCHETKRGRSALHIAVKKQSEEMVALLLSCTSLNVNMQSYDGMTALHLAVLDELDQICSLLIKSGADPSILNYVNSSASSENEECDESDPEHLLGDGSVEKGQSSLDLAQCNLTIAKVLRDGTHSSTSLAPCETNFLVMDEDERKSTASDATSNSRVLDSGIDLMTSKELPKELDKRIISDLANILDSPNKEWEQLADSLDLLLSMRTVLDKQQSPTTYLLSNMDLWEVSTQVVLEKLHFLKFTDAATLLENYLAT; via the exons ATGCATCACCCAATTGGTAGCAGCCCTTACTCACCTGAATTAACACATTCCTCAAGTCCTCAGATATGCCAAAGCTTCTTCAGAGGAAACTTTCCTATGATGTGTACCTCATCGAACAGTACCTACGTGG aATATTCTCTCAGTTCAACTGTTATCAGACCAGGCAGACCATCTCCATGTTTATTTATACTTAATCAACCACAGggaaagttttgttttcgttaTGCCTCTGAAATGACTGGAACACATGGATGTCTTATGGCTGAAAGCAAGGaatggaacaaaaaacaaaatattcgcgTTCAA TTGGAAGGCTGTCCAGATCGAGAAGCTATTATTCGTTGTACATTTGTTACAAACACTTCAATACCTGTTCCACATGCTCATCGTCTTGGAGGGAAAGAAAACTCCAATAAGGATAATGGTAACGAAGGAGAATACCAAGAAATCGTAGTCTCTGCTAAAAACGAATGGACTGCAAC TTTCTCCGGTTTAATGATCATCCACAcattgaaaaaacaagtccctgAGGTAATTTTAAGGCGTTTGATAAATGAAATGGGGAATGCACCCATAAATCGTAACCAACGGCAACAG TTGAAGGATGAAGCAGATAAGATAGCCAATACAATGGATCTTCACTCAGTTAAACTAAAGTTTGAAGCCTTTGTGGAACAAAACGGTTTTCGTGAACAGATCTGCCCACCTCAATATTCCCAAGCTATCCACAATTTAA AAAGCACTCATGCTGGAGACTTACGCATTGTTCGAATAGATAAGGTCTGTGGTTGCTGTACGGGACAGGAAGAGATTTTCATCTTCGTCGAGAAagtcaataaaa aGGACATCAAAATTCGTTTCTTCGAGACAGATGAAAACGAGCAAGAAATCTGGCATGCATTTGCCGACTTTTCTGAATTGGATGTGCATTATCAATTTGCTATCGCATTCAA GACTCCCGCTTATCAAGATCCGAATATTCAATCAGATGTGACTGTTCAGTTCCAGTTATATCGGCCCAGCAATCAATCTACCAGTGAAGCCAAATCTTTCACCTATACtccaagagagagagttg GTGCAAAGCGACCATACCCAGATAGGCCGTCGACATCACCTAATATAGTCAAAGATATTGGACAGGCTGATTGGAacatttttgaagaattttttaattttgacactTATGGCTCAGATGCTTCTGGATCAACTATCGATGCACTTACTCCACAACTAAAACATATGAAGATATCACCAAAGAAGTCTCCTTTCAGTGATTTGAAGCCCCATAAGATTAACCAATTA GTTTCATCACCAGTTACAACATCCAAATTAATGTCTGCTTATTCAATGAACATGGCCCGGGCGATTCGCTGGTACGCCACGACGGGTGATTTGGGTCATATTTTGACTCGTATGCGACATCTTATG gcaATGCAAAGTGAAGATGGAGACAA TGCACTCCACGACGCTCTTATTCACAATCAAACCGATGTTGTGCGCGCTATACTGCATGCGGCTTCCTTTCATAACACAGAACTGAATTTCATCAACGCTCAAAATAATGCAAATCTGACACCATTACACATTTCTGTTCTTAAAAACCAAACCGAGGCTACAGCTTTGCTTTTGCAAAGCGGAGCAAACCCTGGATTGGTGGATGCTAACGGAAATACCCCAATTCATCTTGCTGCAATGGACAAACATCTCATTGACTGTCTTCAACTACTTTTAAATACTTCCAATTGGAAGCCAGCCCATGCTCTGAAGTTGAATACGATAAATTACGCTG GTCTTACTCCTTTACACATTGCGGTTAACGCAATGAACGTGAAAAGCGTAGAATTGCTACTTGCCAAAGGAGCTGATGTCAACTGTCATGAAACAAAGCGCGGGAGATCAGCTTTACACATTGCCGTTAAAAAGCAATCGGAAGAGATGGTGGCGTTATTGCTGAGCTGT acaTCTTTGAATGTGAATATGCAAAGCTATGATGGAATGACTGCTTTACATCTGGCTGTGTTGGACGAACTTGATCAAATCTGTAGTTTATTAATAAAGAGCGGGGCGGATCCCTCAATTCTTAACTACGTGAATTCTTCCGCATCGTCGGAAAATGAAGAATGTGACGAAAGTGACCCCGAACACTTGTTGGGAGATGGTAGTGTTGAAAAAGGACAAAGTTCCTTAGATTTGGCACAgtgcaatttaacg ATAGCTAAAGTGTTACGTGATGGTACGCACTCGTCAACGAGCTTGGCTCCCTGCGAAACTAATTTTTTGGTGATGGATGAAGATGAGCGGAAAAGTACCGCATCAGACGCTACTTCAAATAGTAGAGTTTTGGACTCGGGCATCGATTTGATGACTAGCAAAGAGTTGCCGAAAG AGCTGGACAAACGTATCATCAGTGACTTGGCTAACATATTAGATTCTCCCAACAAAGAATGGGAACAGTTGGCCGATAGTCTGGATCTCTTATTGAGCATGCGAACCGTTTTGGACAAGCAGCAAAGTCCAACCACGTATTTGCTATCAAATATGGAT CTTTGGGAAGTGTCGACTCAGGTCGTATTGGAAAAACTACATTTCCTCAAATTCACAGATGCTGCGACGCTGCTTGAAAATTATTTGGCAACTTAA